The Chryseobacterium phocaeense genome includes the window ACGAGGTCCGGAAAACACTGGTCAGCCTGAAAGGAATCGGGAACTGGACGGTGGATGTCTATTTAATGTTTACCCTACAGAGAACAGATATTTTCCCGATCGGTGATCTGGCTGCCGTAAATGCCTTAAAAAGGCTAAAACAGCTTCCATCAAAAGCCACCAGAGAAGAAATCCTTGCCATTAGCGAGGAATGGAAACCCTTGCGGTCGGTGGCTTCCATGATGCTGTGGCATTATTATCTTTCGCAGTCTAAAAAAGAATAAAAATAAATTTCAGGATTGTATTTTAGTGTTCCGATATATGGGTTAATGCCTTGTTAAGCAGTTCAGTAAACGTTTTTAATTCCCCCGGACTCAGGATTTTTCCAAATTTAACCGTAACGCTTTCCCTGAAATTTTCAGAATTATCGACAATAAATTTCCCTTCACCGGTAACACTCAGATTGAAAATTCTTCGGTCAGAAGAAGACTGGTCCTGCCGGATAAATTTATTTTCGAGCAGGAACTTTAGTTGTTTTGAAATGGCGGCCTGACTGATACCAAATGCTTTTGCCATCTGCTTCCCCGTGATCCCTTCATGACGGTAAATAAACTCTATAATATTGTAATGGGTAGCTGTAACACCACTGATACTGCCCTTATTCATATTGGCCAGAATATAACACTGCAAATCGGTAAAGGCATTATAAAAGTCTTTCTGGGTTTTGTTCATCGATTAAAAATGATTAACTTAGTTAAATATTAGCAAAGTTAATAAAAATATTATGAAAAATATAGTTGTTACCCAAGCGAGACAAAATAACCTGAAAAATATTTCTCTGGACATTCCCAAAAATAAGATTGTGGTGTTTACGGGAGTTTCAGGTTCCGGAAAATCTTCCCTGGTTTTTGAAACCATAGGAGCAGAAGCCCAGCGCCAGATCAATGAAACACAGAACAGCTTTGTAAGGAACAGGCTGCAGCATTTCGGAATTCCGGACGTGGATAAAATAGAAAACCTTAATGTTCCCATTATCATCAATCAAAAGAGGTTGGGAGGCAACGCCCGTTCTACGGTGGGAACTGCCACGGATATTTATGCTTCTTTGAGGTTGCTGTTCTCCAGAATCGGGAAGCCGTTTGTGGGGTACTCCAATATATTTTCATTCAACAATCCGCAGGGAATGTGTCCGGAATGCGAAGGACTGGGGTTTGTTCAGACCGTTAATATTGACCGGCTTATTGACCATGAAAAATCCCTGAATGAGGGAGCGATCCGGTTTCCTACTTTTCAGCCCGGAGGATGGAGATGGACAAGGTATGCGTATTCCGGGTATTTTGACCGGGATAAAAAGTTGAAAGACTACACGGATGAAGAATGGAAAACGCTGCTGTATGCAGAGGAACACAAGCCTCCCAATCCATCAGACGAATGGGGGAAAACGGTACAGTATGAAGGGCTGATCCCGAGAATAGAAAGATCATTCCTGAAAAAAGATTCCAAGGAAAATACCTCCAGAAAAGAAGTGCTGTCAAAAGTGATCACCACCAAATTATGTCCTGAATGTGAGGGAAAAAGACTGAATAAAAAAGTTCTTTCCTGTAAAATATCGGGTAAAAATATCGCTGACTGCACCGCACTTTCCATTGATGAACTTTTAAAGTTTGTCAGCAAAATAGACGATAAAACCTATGAAACCATCCTTAAGGAGCTATCTGCTAAATTAAAAAGCCTGGTTGAGATCGGGCTGCAGTATCTGACGCTCGACCGGCGGACAGACAGTCTTTCGGGAGGGGAATCGCAGCGTATAAAAATGGTGAAAAGCCTCGGTAACAGCCTGGTTGACCTGCTTTATATTTTTGATGAACCGAGCATAGGCCTCCATCCGAGGGATATTCAGAATATTGTCTCTATTATTCAGAAAATAAAAGATAAAGGCAATTCAGTTCTGATTGTGGAACATGATCCGGATCTGATCCGCATT containing:
- a CDS encoding MarR family winged helix-turn-helix transcriptional regulator, which gives rise to MNKTQKDFYNAFTDLQCYILANMNKGSISGVTATHYNIIEFIYRHEGITGKQMAKAFGISQAAISKQLKFLLENKFIRQDQSSSDRRIFNLSVTGEGKFIVDNSENFRESVTVKFGKILSPGELKTFTELLNKALTHISEH
- a CDS encoding ATP-binding cassette domain-containing protein, encoding MKNIVVTQARQNNLKNISLDIPKNKIVVFTGVSGSGKSSLVFETIGAEAQRQINETQNSFVRNRLQHFGIPDVDKIENLNVPIIINQKRLGGNARSTVGTATDIYASLRLLFSRIGKPFVGYSNIFSFNNPQGMCPECEGLGFVQTVNIDRLIDHEKSLNEGAIRFPTFQPGGWRWTRYAYSGYFDRDKKLKDYTDEEWKTLLYAEEHKPPNPSDEWGKTVQYEGLIPRIERSFLKKDSKENTSRKEVLSKVITTKLCPECEGKRLNKKVLSCKISGKNIADCTALSIDELLKFVSKIDDKTYETILKELSAKLKSLVEIGLQYLTLDRRTDSLSGGESQRIKMVKSLGNSLVDLLYIFDEPSIGLHPRDIQNIVSIIQKIKDKGNSVLIVEHDPDLIRIADWIIDMGPGSGKNGGKIIYEGTFKGLKASEGKTGHYFSENPQYKKKPETSDEYLEIKNATLNNLKNVSVKIPKKIMTVVTGVAGSGKSTLINQVLPTFYPDVTVIDQRLFTASTRSNLLTYLNVSDALRKLFAEANGVSDKLFSTNSEGACKNCNGLGIEKIDLAFMDDIEQHCEVCGGSGFAPEVLEYTYNQKNIWEVLQMTVSEAIDFLPQPVFHHDLELLEKLGLDYLSLGQRLNSFSGGERQRLKLTRELRQSNKVIVLDEPSTGLHPSDTKKLLGFFDEIINNGNTLIVIEHNLDIISQADWIIDIGPGAGKHGGKIIFEGTVPELLKDRGFYTAEYLRGHLGCG